AACAACAATTATCGGAGGTGACGGGGACGATCACCTCTTCGGAGGTAGCGCTAACGATATTCTGATTGGCGGTGATGGTGACGATAAGTTGTACGGTGGTCGTGGCGATGATGTTCTGTCAGGGGGGGATGGAAACGACAAACTATTTGGTGAGGAGGGCCATGATGTCCTCATTGGCGGTGCTGGCAGAGATAAGCTGTCCGGCGGCAGCGGCAATGATCTCCTCATTGGCGGGCTGTCAACATTCGACAACAACCTTGACGAACTTGATGAGTTACTATCCCGGTGGGCTGCAGGCGAGTCCGTCGACGATTTCACAAGCCAGATCATTGACGATTACGACAAAGATGAGCTCAACGGCGGCAAAGGCCACGACACTGGCTTCGGAGGTTTTCGTGATAAGCTAAAATTGTGACAGGTCGTAGTGCGAACAGTCGATGCGAATCCGAAAATCGACGGGTTACCGTGTTCGATGTTGCGGATAATCTGATACACGTCTTAGTTCTACGCGCCGCTTAGACCAAAGGATTGGTCCATCCGGGATTATTGTGGGTAGAGGTCGAGTCCTCCGCAGTAGAAGAGGATGGCGGTTTTGAAGTTGTCGCGGTTTCGGTATCCGCCGACTCTTCGTTTGATGGCCATGATTTTGCTGTTCATTCCTTCGGCGACGGCGTTTGTGATTCCGTGAGTGCAGTAGCTCACCACATTGGCTAAGCGTTCTTTGATCGTGCGAGCGACTTTCTTCATTGGCTCCAGCTTTGTGTGGATGACTCGCTTGTACCAGTCATTGAAGAACGTCGTGGCCTCTGCCGGAGTGTCATGAACCCAGAGGTCTCGCAGCATCTCCTTGTAGGCCCACGCTTTGCCCGTGAGTAACTCTGCCTTCCATGCGGCATCAAAGCGTTCCTGCTGTTTTTCGCTGAGATTCTCCTGGCCTGAAAGCCACAGATACCGAGTTCCCGTCAATCGATCATCGCCTTCGGCGCGAAGCTTCTTCTGCTCCGACCGACGGACCTTGTCGACGGCTTCGGTTGCCAGCTTCATGATGTGAAAGCGGTCGTGCACAATCTTCTGTTCGGCCAATGCAATGTTGCCTTTGGTGCTCTTGACGTATGCGGCACTCATGTCCATCGCAACCGCCTCCACAGACTGCTTTTCACTGTCGGAAAGCTGATCGAAACAGGCATCAGCGGCTGCCGTGTCATGACCATCGGAAATCGCTTCGACAGTGCTCTTGTCCAAGTCATAGATCAGCGTGACGTAGTTGTGTCGTTTTCGAAAGGCTTTCTCGTCGATGCCGATTCGAGGGAGGTTCTTCGATTGTTTGCGATCCTTCCCGCGAGCCACCGCCTTCTGCAGAATGTGCCACGATTCATCCCATGAGATCCCCAGAATGCTGCACGCCCCTTTCACGGTTTGTGTGGCCAGAAGAACGTCGATGGCGAAGCGTTCAAAGAACAATGAGAAGCGGCTGTTCTTTTCCGCCCAGGGAAGCCTGATCTGTTTGACGCCATGATCCGGGCACTTCACGCGAGGCGTGCGGGCATGAAGGATGGTCGCAAATTGCATCGTGTCCAGATGCCGCCATTTGCGAGACTTCGTGTGGTCATAGCACGGCAGCTGCCTGTCGCAATCCGGACAGCAAAAAGTTTCGCCCTCGCCATGTTCGACGAAAACGTCGACCTGTTGAGCTTCCATATCCAGCTGAACGTCCGCCACAAACCACGGCCCCGTCAGTCCCAAAATCTGTTCGTAAAAGTCTGTTCCCTGCATCCCACGAAAACTAACGAATTAACGCCTCACCCACAAAGAACCCGGATGGACCCCTAAATTATCTTTGAGTCATCTTGGTTTACCATTGCGACAAGGTCGTGATTTGCACTGATAATCCACGCCAAATTTTGATTCTCGCGCAGCTTGACCGCGGACTTTCGGACTGCCAGGCAAGCTCCCTGGGCTGACGGCTTGCCAAAGTTCAAATGTTCCGAGTTACGTTTTGCCCGCCATGATACCCGCAAGATATCTACCTCAGTGGCTCCCGATGCCTTAAGGAAACCTGCCAATGGCACTGCGGGACAGTACGACCCAAGAAACGAGAAATCAGGATTGAATTGAATACAGGTCTCGTGCGGCGCACGAACAACGTCCGGATTTGGAAAATCAGTGATGTCTATCACCGTATCCAGCTCGGGGGGGCTTTCGCAGTTTCCTGAAACCACCACTGCATCGATTTCAAGAAGCGTACCGTCTTCCGCGCTCAATTCACTGAACTGTAAGAGGAAATACTCGTCATCGCCGATTGCTGCGGTGTAGTCAGCCTCCGAGAGTATCGACTCCCTAATGTCTTGAAATTGCAATGCTGAACGACATTGCCGAAATTCAAACGGTATTGATGGACTATAGACGCGGAACAGTCTTTCTATGTCCCGATAGTTCTTCTTTGACGCATAAGGCAATAGCTCACAGTTAATTGCGAAACGGACACGCGCTTCCCAGCTATTCAATGGCCAATTTGGGGGCGCTCGAAATGTGTCCAAGACATGTCTTTGGAGCTCAAAAGCACCCACCACCGGCAGCGGATGGCATTGTCTTTCTAAGTTCTGCGCCATGTTCCGAATATACTCGGGAGTAATCAGATTGTATTCCCGTAGTCCGTTCAGCTGCTCACTTAAGCAGCGAGTCCAGTTCGGAAGCTGTGCGTGCTTGGATGTAGCGAGTGCAATTGCACCAGATCTAAATTTATCTCCGACCCTCGAGGCGATATCCGAACCAGATGCAGTTCCCGCGTCCCCAACTCGGCTGGCAACACGCTCCAGAATGACCAGTCGTGAAATGTGATTGAGTGATTCACAAGTTGCAGCCAGATCAAGGGCAGCCTGCAGTTTCTGCCAAGTGCCAGCGGGGTTATCAGCTGACAAGACATCGACTATGCCGCAGCAAACGTCCGGGCCGTTTCCGACTTCCATCGAGAAACCGATTCTGGCAGCTTGTGCGAAACAATCGGTCGAGTGTCTGACGACCCACATTACCACTTCCGCAGCCTTCTCTCGCCGAATCCACAGCGGATGTTCCAAAAAGTTCAACAGAAAGGCGAATAGTTCTTCGTTCCTGCCGCGTTCGTCTGAGCCTAAGTCATCGAACTCAGAAATTTCTTCTGCAGCCGTCCCGACCATTAGCTCGACGTGCCTCAAGACATCAGTGAGTATGTCCTGTCGTTGCTGTGGCGTGAGGTGGTCAGCGAGTATTTCGATTAATCGTTCTGCTACCTTCCACTGCGGAGAATAGCGTTCCTTCGCAATAGCTGGTCCGAGCGAGGCCAGCAACTGATCTGGGCCAGAACTTGAATTGCTAAGGGCCGCCAGGATGGTGTCGGCAATCTTTAGATCATTATTCCAAAGTGGCCATCCGCCTTCCTGAAGCAATTGCAATGCAGTACTCAAGTGAATTCTGGCTTGTTTCGCATTTCCCAGATTCCGTTCGGCAATCGCCGACTTGACGACTGATTTCGCATTCGCGATGGCGTCCCGTCTACCGAAAATGCCGGGAGAGAACATTTCGTCATCAAGTCTTTGTTTCTGGTCCTCGTCTGCCACATTCGGCTCGGTCGTGGCTGCAGAATCAGCAGTAGGGTCTGAGGCCTCAGTCTCCGGCCAGAAGTGTTTGCGATGTGTCTCGTCAAGTGTGGAGCGAAATGATCCAATGAAGGTGTCCAGTTCCTCGTCCGGGACATCAGATTCGACAGCAAGTGCAATGCGGTTCGCGAATTCGTCCATTGAATTTGTGCCTGCAGCCTCGTTGACAATCGCTGCAAATTCCGTTGCGAAATCCCCGACGTGGCGAAAATCGCCGAGGAGGAACAACTCAAGTAATCCCCACCGAAGTCTCCAATCTGTTGCCTCTGCCGCTCGCACAATTTTCAGAATCGACGCCTGTTCGTCAATGCGATCCACCAAGTATCGATTGCCGATGTGCGGAGCAGGCATGTCAACTGTTTGTCTGCCCCATCTGGATGACAGCTGCTCCCATTTCCCAGTGCTTTGCTGAACAAAGTAATTGAGGCCGGCTCCAAACTGCTTCCGGCGAATCAACTCACCAATAAAGTTCGCTTTGTCATACCGAACGAATCGCTGAAACGTCATTTCACCTGATGCCGCTTCGAGATAACCAGCGATACGCGGCAATGCATCTGAAACCGGCTCGTCAGCGGGAATAGCCTTTAAGGCTGAGATCATCAGGCCGAACTGATCTTCCTTGTACCACGTCGGCCCCATCGACCTGCTGAGTAACGTGTCGTAGATTCTGCCAGCCTCTTCAACTGCTCCAATGCGGGAGAATCCATCCACGAGCATAAGCAGTTCAGGCGTCAACTCATGCCGGTTTTCCACAAACCTGATCGTATGGTCTCGCCATGTCTCCAACAACGAGAAACAAGCGGCCCGATCAGCTCGTGTGTCTCCTTCGTCGTGGCGAGTGTAGACATCTGTGACAAACCGACATGCGGTCCTGAACCCTTCGGTGTACAGCCCAAACTGGTCGTCACAACGAGCAGTAAGGAGATTGATCAATTCTGCCTTGTGTTCCGGGAAACAAGAACAGACGGCATTGCTCAGCGTCCGGAAGAGTTGTGGAATCAGAGACTCAGGAAGGAGGTAGCTATGTTCCCATTCGACACGTTCCTTCAAAGTGAAGTTGATCGTCTTCCGGACGAGATTGGCCATCGCCTCGCTGGTTGATCGCCGAACAAACTCGTCTTCATCACTTAGAGCGCGACGCATCCTTCCTTCGAGAAATGCGATAGCAGCCGTTGCCTCTGCGATCGACTGAAGCCACGCGGTCGCGTTAAAGGGGGACGTTTCCGGCTGTTTCGCTGAAGTACTTGCAAAGCCAAACACGCGCCATTCACGTTCCCACTGATCGAACACATCTAAGTCGGCATCAACGCCATTTTTCAAGACGAGTCCAACCTTCGAAGGCTTCCCCGGAAGCGAGTCTCCAGCCGCGAGGAAGACAAGCGTCGATTCACAGCCAAGTCGAATCAGGCAATCGAGAAAAACAAGCAAGAGCTTCTCGTCCACATCGCTGCCAAACCATATCAGTTCACGAATGTCGTCGATCAGTTGGGGCATCAGCTGAGGCCGAACCGGAACTCGAAAGGTCTCTCTGAAATGGCAGTAATTCAAGACCGTTACGACACGAATATAG
This DNA window, taken from Fuerstiella marisgermanici, encodes the following:
- a CDS encoding ISL3 family transposase gives rise to the protein MQGTDFYEQILGLTGPWFVADVQLDMEAQQVDVFVEHGEGETFCCPDCDRQLPCYDHTKSRKWRHLDTMQFATILHARTPRVKCPDHGVKQIRLPWAEKNSRFSLFFERFAIDVLLATQTVKGACSILGISWDESWHILQKAVARGKDRKQSKNLPRIGIDEKAFRKRHNYVTLIYDLDKSTVEAISDGHDTAAADACFDQLSDSEKQSVEAVAMDMSAAYVKSTKGNIALAEQKIVHDRFHIMKLATEAVDKVRRSEQKKLRAEGDDRLTGTRYLWLSGQENLSEKQQERFDAAWKAELLTGKAWAYKEMLRDLWVHDTPAEATTFFNDWYKRVIHTKLEPMKKVARTIKERLANVVSYCTHGITNAVAEGMNSKIMAIKRRVGGYRNRDNFKTAILFYCGGLDLYPQ